A window of Pseudomonas monteilii contains these coding sequences:
- a CDS encoding twin-arginine protein translocation system subunit TatC (with TatABE forms the twin-arginine translocation complex which is involved in the transport of proteins across the cytoplasmic membrane) translates to MTDHLRLDPPMPLVSHLTELRTRLLRCVAAVFLIFAGLFSFAQPIYTLVSAPLREHLPANATMIATDVASPFLTPFKLTLTVSLFLAIPFILQQVWGFIAPGLYRQEKRIALALLVSSILLFYAGMAFAYFLVFPLMFSFFASATPEGVSMMTDIASYLDFVMTLFFAFGVAFEIPVAVVLLVWIGVVEVKALKKARPYVIIGCFVAGMVLTPPDIFSQTLLAVPMWLLFEVGVLCGGLIRTRREADDRRPYSASQ, encoded by the coding sequence ATGACCGATCATTTGCGACTCGACCCGCCCATGCCGCTGGTGTCCCACCTGACCGAACTGCGTACGCGTCTGCTGCGGTGCGTGGCGGCCGTCTTCCTGATCTTCGCCGGGCTGTTCTCCTTCGCCCAGCCGATCTACACCCTGGTGTCCGCGCCGCTGCGTGAGCACCTGCCGGCCAATGCGACGATGATCGCCACGGACGTGGCTTCGCCGTTTCTGACACCGTTCAAGTTGACTTTGACCGTCTCGCTGTTCCTGGCCATTCCGTTCATTCTGCAGCAGGTCTGGGGGTTCATCGCGCCAGGGCTGTACCGCCAGGAAAAACGCATTGCCCTGGCGTTGCTGGTGTCGAGCATCCTGCTGTTCTACGCCGGCATGGCGTTCGCCTACTTTCTGGTGTTTCCGCTGATGTTCAGTTTCTTCGCCAGCGCCACACCAGAGGGCGTGTCGATGATGACCGACATCGCTAGCTACCTCGACTTCGTCATGACCCTGTTCTTCGCCTTCGGCGTCGCGTTCGAGATCCCTGTGGCCGTGGTGCTGCTGGTGTGGATCGGCGTGGTCGAGGTCAAGGCCCTGAAGAAGGCCCGCCCGTACGTGATCATCGGCTGCTTCGTCGCCGGCATGGTCCTGACCCCACCGGACATCTTTTCGCAAACGCTGCTCGCCGTGCCCATGTGGCTGCTGTTCGAGGTCGGCGTGCTGTGCGGTGGCCTGATCCGCACGCGCCGCGAGGCGGACGATCGCCGCCCCTATTCGGCGTCGCAGTAG
- the tatA gene encoding preprotein translocase subunit SecA (TatA; similar to TatE that is found in some proteobacteria; part of system that translocates proteins with a conserved twin arginine motif across the inner membrane; capable of translocating folded substrates typically those with bound cofactors; similar to a protein import system in thylakoid membranes), with the protein MGIFDWKHWIVLLGVVVLVFGTKKLKHLGGDLGESIKGFRKAMKDDGDAPSATAQPAPSASTSTAQASAQPQQHV; encoded by the coding sequence ATGGGTATTTTCGACTGGAAACACTGGATCGTCCTGCTGGGCGTGGTCGTCCTGGTCTTCGGCACCAAGAAGCTGAAGCACCTGGGTGGCGACCTGGGCGAATCGATCAAGGGCTTTCGCAAGGCCATGAAGGATGACGGGGATGCCCCGAGCGCAACGGCTCAGCCGGCCCCTTCTGCATCCACGTCTACGGCGCAGGCCAGCGCCCAGCCACAGCAGCACGTCTGA
- a CDS encoding oxidoreductase has translation MVRVDALPRDDASPGWFHTSRVRQPKAPLIGDDKAPWVVIGAGFTGLAAARQLALNFPQDKVILVEAQQVGFGTSGRNAGFLIDVPHDIGAPDYIGDKANARNVLHLNQRGQGILRDLVAEHNIVDAHLRPSGKYQAAIEDEGIAVLNAYRGGLEALGEKVQLIEGDELKEHIGTSFYRKALYTPGTMLVQPSALVKGLADSLPENVTLYEDTVITAVDYGQKIVLHHPTGRITADKLILGNNHFGQHFGFLENRMLPIFTYGSLTRPLTASEQASIGGLPFWGVIPADPFGSTLRRTHDNRILVRNSFSFNPDGRSKDGYTDKVRAAHRLSFERRFPTLTDVPFEHTWGGGLGMTRNGAGFFGELRENVYGALACNGLGTVRGTATGTLLANLLAGKKEPLTDFLLTAPKPNWNPPQPMLSIGVNFTLRTGQAKAGMEA, from the coding sequence CTGGTGCGGGTCGATGCACTGCCGCGTGACGATGCCTCGCCGGGCTGGTTCCACACCAGCCGCGTGCGTCAGCCCAAGGCGCCCCTGATCGGCGATGACAAGGCCCCCTGGGTCGTCATTGGCGCCGGTTTCACCGGCCTGGCGGCCGCACGTCAATTGGCCCTGAATTTCCCTCAGGACAAGGTGATTCTGGTCGAGGCCCAGCAAGTCGGCTTCGGTACTTCGGGCCGCAATGCGGGCTTTCTGATCGACGTGCCGCACGATATCGGCGCGCCGGACTACATCGGTGACAAGGCCAACGCCAGAAACGTCCTGCACCTGAACCAACGCGGTCAGGGCATCCTTCGCGACCTGGTGGCCGAGCACAACATCGTCGATGCGCATCTGCGCCCTTCCGGCAAGTACCAGGCGGCCATCGAGGACGAAGGGATCGCCGTGCTCAATGCCTACCGGGGCGGCCTGGAGGCGCTGGGCGAGAAGGTCCAGCTGATCGAGGGCGATGAGCTCAAGGAGCACATCGGCACGTCGTTCTACCGCAAGGCGCTGTACACCCCCGGCACCATGCTGGTTCAGCCCTCGGCCCTGGTCAAAGGCCTGGCCGACAGCCTGCCGGAGAACGTTACGCTGTACGAGGACACGGTGATCACCGCCGTCGACTATGGCCAGAAGATCGTGCTGCATCACCCGACCGGGCGCATCACGGCCGACAAGCTGATCCTGGGCAACAACCATTTCGGTCAGCACTTCGGCTTCCTGGAAAACCGCATGTTGCCGATCTTCACCTACGGCAGCCTGACCCGTCCGCTGACGGCGTCCGAACAGGCCAGCATCGGTGGCCTGCCCTTCTGGGGCGTGATCCCGGCCGATCCGTTCGGCTCGACCCTGCGCCGCACGCACGACAACCGCATCCTGGTGCGCAACAGCTTCAGCTTCAACCCGGACGGCCGCTCCAAGGACGGCTACACCGACAAGGTACGGGCAGCCCATCGCCTGTCGTTCGAACGTCGTTTCCCGACCCTGACCGACGTGCCGTTCGAGCACACCTGGGGCGGTGGCCTGGGCATGACCCGTAATGGCGCGGGCTTCTTCGGCGAGCTGCGCGAGAACGTCTATGGCGCCCTGGCGTGCAATGGCCTGGGCACCGTGCGCGGCACGGCCACGGGCACCCTGCTGGCCAACCTGTTGGCCGGTAAGAAAGAGCCTCTGACCGACTTCCTGCTGACCGCACCGAAGCCGAACTGGAATCCGCCCCAGCCGATGCTGTCGATCGGCGTGAACTTCACCTTGCGCACCGGTCAGGCCAAGGCAGGCATGGAAGCCTGA
- a CDS encoding hydrolase produces MKPLSRFLMAASLTLTASIALASTPPAQDAVHQDVVRYDNVQIEVNSQGIGPIIVMLPSLGRSGRDYDQVAHYLQQDGFRVVRPEPRGIGQSKGPMERLSVHDFARDIAAVVEHEQQGPVVVVGHAWGNFPARQLAADRPDLVRGVVLAAASAGKVPPGSTEKPINAEMRQAIDGAGDLSLPEAQRLVYLRKAFFAPGNDPRVWLDGWHHDTHDAESHARNSTPVDDYFAAGKAPILDLQGEADTVAPRRFSGVLKSMLGDRVQVVVLKNAGHAMAPEQPKAMADAIATFAKAQYAQ; encoded by the coding sequence ATGAAACCGTTATCCCGCTTCCTCATGGCGGCGTCCCTGACGCTGACCGCGTCCATCGCCCTGGCGAGCACCCCGCCTGCACAGGATGCCGTGCACCAGGACGTCGTGCGTTATGACAACGTGCAAATCGAGGTCAATTCCCAGGGCATAGGCCCCATCATCGTGATGCTGCCCTCGCTGGGGCGCTCCGGCCGTGATTACGACCAGGTCGCCCACTACCTGCAGCAGGACGGGTTCAGGGTCGTGCGCCCGGAGCCCCGGGGTATCGGCCAAAGCAAGGGCCCGATGGAGCGCCTGTCCGTGCATGACTTCGCTCGGGACATCGCGGCCGTGGTCGAGCACGAACAGCAAGGCCCCGTGGTCGTCGTAGGGCATGCCTGGGGCAACTTCCCCGCGCGGCAACTGGCGGCCGACAGGCCCGACCTGGTGCGTGGCGTCGTGCTCGCCGCGGCGTCTGCTGGGAAAGTCCCGCCTGGGTCGACCGAAAAGCCCATCAATGCCGAGATGCGCCAGGCCATCGATGGCGCCGGTGACCTGTCGCTACCCGAGGCGCAGCGCCTGGTCTATCTGCGCAAAGCCTTCTTCGCCCCTGGCAACGACCCGCGTGTCTGGCTGGACGGATGGCACCACGACACCCATGACGCCGAGTCCCACGCGCGCAACTCCACCCCGGTCGACGACTATTTCGCCGCCGGCAAGGCACCGATCCTGGACCTGCAGGGCGAGGCGGATACGGTCGCCCCGCGCCGATTCTCGGGCGTGCTGAAAAGCATGCTGGGCGATCGTGTCCAGGTGGTGGTGCTCAAGAACGCCGGGCACGCCATGGCGCCCGAGCAGCCCAAGGCCATGGCCGACGCTATCGCGACGTTCGCCAAGGCTCAATACGCGCAGTGA
- a CDS encoding ABC transporter substrate-binding protein — MKKTRSAPLLLSTGLASLLTLSAGVEASELKVIASGALKGAMAQLQPAYEKASGNTLRISWGPSMGDSHESIPQRIEHKEPMDLAIMAGETLDLLGPTGVFDLSTRREVADSRIGVGVPKGHPRVPVSTVSDVRTALLSADRIAYSQGASGVYIRTALFARLGIADQVRHKTVEIQGKELVGTALARGEADIGMQQISELKVTPGVEYLGPLPDELQKVSRFYAAVASGAGNAEAARGFIAYLNSPEAHALLEQSGLEPAPLQPAQGKQP, encoded by the coding sequence ATGAAAAAAACAAGATCTGCTCCGCTCTTGCTCTCCACGGGCCTTGCAAGCCTGCTGACCCTCTCTGCCGGTGTCGAGGCGTCCGAGCTCAAGGTCATCGCCAGTGGCGCGCTGAAGGGGGCCATGGCCCAGCTGCAACCGGCGTACGAGAAAGCCAGTGGCAATACCCTGCGCATCAGCTGGGGGCCTTCGATGGGCGACTCGCACGAGTCCATACCGCAGAGGATCGAGCACAAGGAGCCCATGGACCTGGCCATCATGGCTGGCGAGACCCTGGATCTGCTCGGTCCGACCGGCGTGTTCGACCTGTCGACACGCCGCGAAGTCGCCGACTCCCGCATCGGCGTAGGCGTGCCCAAAGGCCATCCCCGTGTGCCGGTGTCCACGGTGTCGGACGTGCGCACGGCCCTGCTGAGCGCCGACCGGATCGCCTATTCCCAAGGCGCAAGCGGGGTCTACATCCGGACCGCGCTTTTCGCTCGCCTGGGCATCGCCGATCAGGTCAGGCACAAAACCGTCGAAATCCAGGGCAAGGAACTGGTGGGCACGGCGCTTGCCCGGGGCGAAGCGGACATCGGCATGCAGCAGATCAGCGAGCTGAAGGTGACCCCGGGCGTTGAGTACCTGGGCCCGCTTCCCGATGAGCTGCAGAAGGTCAGCCGCTTCTACGCCGCCGTGGCCAGCGGCGCCGGTAACGCCGAGGCCGCACGTGGATTCATCGCCTACCTCAACAGCCCCGAGGCTCATGCCCTGCTCGAGCAGAGCGGCCTCGAGCCTGCCCCCCTGCAACCTGCCCAAGGAAAACAGCCATGA
- a CDS encoding gluconolactonase: MDDREWRPSPRVPDPAVRALDPRFAHYQLAHAKVERLGGGLRWAEGPVWFADGRYLLFTDLPNDRILRWDEATGAMGTFRQPAHQANGLTRDRQGRLLVCEHGERRVTRTEYDGSVTVLASHFEGKPLNSPNDIVVKSDDSIWFTDPPFGLVSDYMGRQGEAALPANVYCLTPDGTLRCVAHDLEGPNGLAFSPDEKTLYLVESRARPRRIVAYSVDDHHSLSERRMLIDAGTGLPDGLRLDVDGNLWCGWGAPEPGLDGVRIFAPDGTAIGHIDLPERCANLCFGGPRRNRLLMASTTSLYALFVNTRGA; the protein is encoded by the coding sequence ATGGACGATAGAGAGTGGCGTCCAAGCCCCCGCGTGCCTGATCCGGCCGTGCGGGCGCTTGATCCACGCTTTGCGCATTACCAACTCGCCCATGCGAAGGTCGAACGCCTGGGTGGCGGCCTGCGTTGGGCCGAAGGACCGGTCTGGTTCGCCGACGGCCGCTACCTGCTGTTCACCGACCTGCCCAACGACCGCATCCTGCGTTGGGACGAGGCCACGGGCGCGATGGGCACGTTTCGTCAACCGGCCCATCAGGCCAATGGCCTGACCCGTGATCGACAAGGCCGGCTGCTGGTCTGCGAACACGGTGAGCGGCGTGTCACACGCACGGAATACGACGGCAGCGTCACCGTGCTGGCGAGTCACTTCGAGGGCAAGCCGCTCAACTCCCCGAACGATATCGTGGTGAAGTCGGACGACAGTATCTGGTTCACCGATCCGCCGTTCGGCCTGGTCAGCGATTACATGGGGCGTCAGGGCGAGGCGGCGCTGCCGGCCAACGTGTACTGCCTGACGCCGGACGGCACGCTTCGCTGCGTTGCACACGACCTCGAAGGCCCCAACGGGCTCGCCTTCTCGCCCGATGAGAAGACGCTCTACCTGGTCGAATCACGGGCCCGCCCGCGCCGTATCGTGGCCTACAGCGTCGATGACCATCACTCGCTCAGCGAGCGCCGGATGTTGATCGACGCCGGCACCGGCTTGCCCGACGGCCTGCGCCTGGACGTCGACGGCAACCTGTGGTGCGGCTGGGGTGCTCCCGAGCCGGGCCTGGACGGCGTGCGGATCTTCGCACCTGACGGCACCGCCATCGGGCACATCGACCTGCCGGAACGCTGCGCCAACCTCTGCTTCGGGGGGCCGCGGCGCAATCGCCTGCTGATGGCCTCCACCACCTCGTTGTACGCGTTGTTCGTCAATACTCGCGGCGCCTGA
- a CDS encoding amidohydrolase, which yields MHSPTTASGMWDCHTHIYGPWARFPLPANAAYTPDPAPFSDLSALHQRLDIDHGVLVQAAPYGTDHTAILAAIAESGGRYRGVGLIDESTTEAQLQALHDGGLRGIRFNLMGHLPGARDPQALQRLAERVAPFGWHVLVHGELPTLLPFLEHWKTLETPLVIDHMARPDFTAPLDRAALAALRTHLERPDRWIKLSGVDRAMQGQPGPWPQALNPVRDLLQYAPERAIWGSDWPHPNIKGTPPDDGLLLDFIQQVCDSPALTQAVLVDNPARLYR from the coding sequence ATGCACAGTCCAACCACGGCGTCCGGAATGTGGGACTGCCATACCCATATCTACGGACCTTGGGCGCGTTTTCCACTTCCCGCCAACGCAGCCTACACCCCTGATCCTGCGCCTTTCAGCGATCTGTCGGCGCTGCACCAGCGCCTGGACATCGACCACGGTGTGCTGGTCCAGGCGGCGCCCTATGGCACCGATCACACTGCCATCCTGGCCGCGATCGCCGAGAGTGGCGGCCGTTACCGTGGCGTCGGCCTGATCGACGAGAGCACCACCGAGGCGCAGTTGCAGGCGTTGCACGACGGCGGGCTGCGGGGCATCCGCTTCAACCTGATGGGGCACTTGCCCGGGGCGCGCGACCCCCAGGCCTTGCAGCGCCTGGCCGAACGTGTCGCCCCCTTCGGCTGGCACGTGCTGGTGCACGGGGAACTGCCGACCCTGCTGCCGTTTCTGGAGCACTGGAAGACCCTCGAAACGCCACTGGTCATCGACCACATGGCGCGGCCCGACTTCACGGCGCCGCTCGATCGGGCCGCACTTGCCGCCCTGCGCACGCACCTCGAGCGGCCCGACCGCTGGATCAAGCTGTCCGGCGTCGACCGCGCGATGCAGGGCCAGCCGGGGCCCTGGCCGCAGGCCCTGAATCCCGTGCGTGACCTGCTGCAGTACGCCCCCGAGCGGGCGATCTGGGGCTCCGACTGGCCGCACCCGAACATCAAGGGCACGCCGCCCGACGACGGCCTGCTGCTCGACTTCATCCAGCAGGTCTGCGACAGCCCGGCGTTGACCCAGGCCGTACTGGTCGACAACCCGGCCCGTCTGTACCGCTGA